A genomic segment from Aegilops tauschii subsp. strangulata cultivar AL8/78 chromosome 1, Aet v6.0, whole genome shotgun sequence encodes:
- the LOC141027679 gene encoding uncharacterized protein, translating to MSFYSLPETLHHEIATIQGRFIWASEGDKQKYHMVWWSEICKPRHQGGLGIMSSKRMNIALLTKWLWRIANGEVIQLLPVLRIGTSIVVGSGTATLFWFDRWAGDSPFATRFPDLFSIAAIAPSPGHEALTTIWAIWLPLKIRIFLWQWIRGRLPSGVEVLKRNGPGDGWCPLCRPEEDTNHIFFTCVSAQFLWSCFRELVGGSWDHNNLPALFAEL from the exons ATGAGTTTCTACAGCCTACCTGAGACGCTGCACCATGAGATTGCCACAATCCAGGGACGCTTCATCTGGGCTAGTGAGGGCGACAAGCAGAAATACCACATGGTGTGGTGGTCAGAGATCTGCAAGCCTCGCCATCAGGGCGGTCTCGGGATCATGTCCTCCAAGCGCATGAACATAGCTCTCTTGACTAAGTGGCTGTGGAGGATTGCGAACGGAGAGG TCATACAGCTCCTTCCAGTCCTCCGCATCGGCACCTCCATTGTGGTTGGATCTGGCACCGCCACGCTGTTCTGGTTCGATAGATGGGCTGGTGACTCCCCCTTCGCGACTCGATTCCCTGACCTGTTCTCTATCGCG GCGATTGCTCCTTCGCCGGGCCACGAAGCTCTCACCACCATCTGGGCGATCTGGCTCCCCTTGAAGATTAGGATCTTCCTGTGGCAATGGATTCGCGGCCGCCTACCTTCTGGCGTTGAGGTCCTGAAGCGCAACGGCCCTGGTGATGGGTGGTGCCCGCTCTGCAGGCCTGAAGAGGACACGAACCATATCTTCTTCACCTGCGTGTCCGCGCAGTTCCTCTGGAGCTGTTTCCGTGAATTAGTGGGTGGAAGCTGGGACCACAACAACTTGCCCGCTCTCTTCGCCGAACTTTAG